A window of Streptomyces sp. Je 1-332 genomic DNA:
TCCGCGCGAGCTCTTCGTCGACGACGGGGATGTACTCACCAGCGCGGGGACCGCGGCCGGAATTGATCTGTGCCTGCACATCGTGCGCACGGACCACGGCAACGAGGCGGCGGGCGCGCTCGCCCGCAGGCTTGTCGTGCCTCCGCGCCGGGCCGGCGGTCAGGAGCGCTATCTCGACCGGTCGCTGCCCGAGGAGATCGGCGCGGATCCGCTGGCCGAGGTCGTCGCCTGGGCGCTGGAGCATTTACACGAACAGTTCGACGTGGAGACGCTGGCCGCGCGCGCGTACATGAGCAGGCGCACCTTCGACCGCAGGTTCCGCTCGCTCACCGGGAGCGCTCCCCTGCAGTGGCTGATCACTCAGCGCGTACTGCAGGCACAGCGGCTGCTCGAGACCTCCGACTACTCCGTCGACGAGGTCGCGGGCCGCTGCGGCTTCCGCTCGCCCGTGGCCCTGCGTGGCCACTTCCGGCGCCAGCTGGGCTCGTCGCCCGCCGCCTACCGGGCCGCTTACCGCGCCCGCAGGCCGCAGGGGGGCGAGCGGGCGCTGCTGGAATCCGCGCCGCCCATGCCCACCACGGCGCCGGTGAACGCGGAGAGCACGGGTCCCGTCCCGTCGCAGACACGGCGCACGGCGGCGGCGAGTGCCGTCGGCCCGTCGGCTTCGCTGTCCGCGGATCCGGGGAAGCCGAGCTCGGATGTGTACGCGCCAGGCCGTCCGCCACTGCCCGGCCAGAGGAGCGCGCCGTAGGGTAAGACGCATGAACGATCGCATGGTGTGGATCGACTGCGAGATGACCGGGCTCTCGCTGACGGATGACGCACTTATCGAGGTGGCCGCACTGGTCACCGACTCGGAACTGAACGTGCTCGGCGAAGGTGTGGACATCGTGATCCGCCCGCCGGACGCGGCGCTGGAGACCATGCCCGAGGTGGTGCGCAAGATGCACACCACCTCGGGGCTCCTCGACGAGCTGGCATCGGGCACGACGCTGGCCGACGCCGAGGAGCAGGTCCTGGCGTACGTACGTGAGCACGTCAAGGAGCCGCGCAAGGCTCCGCTCTGCGGGAACTCGGTCGGCACCGACCGGGGCTTCCTGCTGCGCGACATGCGGACGCTGGAGGAGTTCCTCCACTACCGCATCGTCGACGTCTCCTCGATCAAGGAACTGGCCCGGCGGTGGTACCCCCGGGCCTACTTCAACAGCCCGGACAAGAACGGCAACCACCGGGCGCTCGCGGACATCCGCGAGTCCATCGCCGAGCTGCGCTACTACCGCGAGGCGGTCTTCGTGCCGCAGCCCGGCCCGGACTCGGACACGGCCAGAACGATCGCGGCCAAGCACGTGCTGCCTGCGGATTAGCCTCCGCGGAACCCCTGTGTACGGGGTCCAGAAAAGGCGTGCGCGAGCACCCCTTCGGACCCTGTACACTTTTTCTCGGCCGGTCGGAAGAACGCAGAACGACCGGACATGGTGGGTGTAGCTCAGTTGGTAGAGCACCTGGTTGTGGTCCAGGTGGCCGCGGGTTCAAGTCCCGTCACTCACCCTGATTGATCAAGGCCCGGCCTGCGAAAGCAGACCGGGCCTTCGTCATGTCCGGACTCCCCCCTCGCGCCCGCGCCGCGCCGGGCCTCTTAGTTGCGTGTTTGCCAAGTGAGTGCCAAAATCGCAAGTGTACGATTCGCACGACCTTGGGGGATTTCCACATGGACCCGCAGACCGCCGCCGACCAACTCGCCACCGCCGAGCGGGCACCCACTCTCAACCGGCCCGCCCCGACAGGCGAGCGCGTAGCGGGCGTGGTGTCGTCGGCAGCGTTGTTCGGCGCTCTGTGGGCGGCTGCCGAGCAGAGGGTGCCGCTGGCACTCGGCATCCCGTTGTGCCTGGTGGGGCTGGCAGTGGTGGTCGGTTGGAACTACTTCCATCGCGAGCGTGCCCTTCGCCGCCCCCACACCTCGTTGGAGAGTGGCCTCGGGATCGCAGCGGGCTTCCTGCTGGGTCTCCCGGCGGGCAATGTCCTGTGGGACACCCCGGACTCCACCATCGGCATCGTGGTTCCGGCGGCAGCCCCCGCGCTGGCCCTGATGGGCTACTTGACGTCGCGGTGGAGGGCCTGATGAGCGAAGGGGGAGAACACCGGCAGGCACTGACCACGCTGATGCATTCGCCGGTGCGCCTGGCCGTGCTCGGCACCCTGCGGCGCGTGCACAACGCGTCGTTCGCTGATCTGTGTGAGGCCCTCGAACTCGATTCGCCAGAACTCTCACGGCAGTTGCGCGTCCTGGAGGAAGCGGGTGTGGTGGAGCTGGCCAAGCTGCGCGACGGCCGAGAACGCCGCGTGCGCACGTTCGTGCGCCTGTCCGACGACGGACGCACACGCTTCGAAAACTACCTCGCGCACCTGCGGGCCTTGGTCGGCGAAAGCTGACGGACCTCAGGGAACAGTTCAATTCGGGGCAAAGTGATGCCTCCCACGGGCGGTTCATGGAACCCCCGGGGCCTTGCACCCGTCGCGGCCGTGGCGCGCCGCGCTGTCGCTCCGGCTCAGACCGTCAGAGGCACAGGGTGGACCTCGTCGGCCTTGTGACCGGCGCGTTCGTGGATGCGCTGGACCGCGTCGGCCGATGGTGCTTCGGAGAGGCAGTAGACCGTCCCGGACTCCGGGTCCGCCCAGGCCTTCTTGAAGTGGACCCCTTCTTCCTTCTCGATGGCGAGGTCCGCCTGGTGGGCCTGCATCAGCTGGTCGGCCGTGATGTCCTTCATCCCGTGGTGGACGTCCATGAACTGGGACATGGCGTCGCACCCCCTTCCGGCATGCGCGTTCGAGCATTCGGGGCCGCCAAGGCCGATCGCCGGCCCCACTGTCTCCATCGTGCGCCTGTACGGGCACGGATGCGACGTCGGGGCCGCTGGCCGTTTGTCCCGGGCGGGTGTGTTCTCACACGGGGCGTGAAAGCCGGGCTCATGTGCGGGTCGCGCACACCCTTCCCGCTCTCGCGGGGGCGGTGCAGAGTGCGTGTGGCGCTTCGTGAGGTCCGTGTCGGTACGGGGCTCCGGGGCGCAAGGGCCGTCGGTTGCCTCCCGCGTCGGCGGCCCGCCCCACCCCGCCTCCCGCCGGTCCCTCAGGACGACGAGCGCTCCACCAGTTGCGTCGGCAGCACCAGTTGGCGGTGATCGAGGCGGCGGGCGGATGCCGGGCGGTCGTCCGCGATCTCGGCGAGCAGCAGGTCGATCATCGCCCGGCCCATCTCCTCGATGGGCTGGCGCACGCTGGTCAGCGGCGGGTCCATGTGACGGGCGATCGCCGAGTCGTCGAAGCCGACGAGCGCCACGTCGTCGGGTATCCGGCGCCCGGCCTCGCGCAGGACCTGGCGGGCGCCGGCCGCCATCACGTCGGAGCCCGCGAACACCGCGTCCAGGTCCGGGCAGGCCGCGAGCAGCTCGGTCATCGCCCTGCGGCCGCCCTCCTCCGTGAAGTCACCCGGCGCGACAAGACGCTCCTCCACCTCGCGGCCCGCGTCCGACAGGGCGGAGCGGTAGCCGTCCAGGCGGCGCTGGGCGCCGTAGACGTCCAGGCGGCCGGTGATGGTGGCTATGCGCGTGCGGCCGCGCCGCAGGAGGTGCTCCACCGCCGAGTGCGCACCGGCGAAGTTGTCGGAGTCGACCGAGGGCAGCGCCTCGTCGGCCGAGCGGCGGCCGCTGATCACCGCCGGGATCTCCAGCTGGGCGAGGAGGTCCGGCAACGGGTCGTCCGCGTGGACCGAGACCAGGAGGACGCCGTCGACGCGGTGGGCCGCGAGGTACTGGGCGAGGCGCTGGCGCCTGCGGTCGTTCCCGGCGAAGATCAGCAGGAGCTGCATCTCCGTCTCGCTGAGCTCCGCCCCGACCCCGCGCAGGACATCGGAGAAGTACGGCTCGGCGAAGAAGCGGGTCTCGGGCTCCGGCACGACCAGGGCGATGGCGTCGGTGCGGTTGGCGGCCAGGGCGCGGGCCGCGGTGTTCGGGACGTAACCCAGTTCGGCGACGGCCGCCTCGACCGCCGTACGGGTCGCCTGGCTCACCCGGGGTGAGCCGTTGATCACCCGGGAGACCGTCCCGCGGCCCACCCCCGCCCGCGCGGCGACCTCCTCCAGGGTCGGTCGCCCGCCGCTGCGGCCGCGTGGTCCGTGAGCTGGCATGGTCCGCCTCCCGTCGCAATCCCCCGGGCGAGGAATGTAGAGGAATGTAACAGCCCGATCTTCACCGGTCCGATGGGCCGAACGCGGGAGCGCACACGTGACGGCGCGAGCCCCCTCGTAACAGCCCGATAACTGAAGACATGTGTCTCTGTCCGGTCCCTTGACACCCCCGCCCCCAGCCACGACTCTTCAACTCATCACGTGTGGGAGCGCTCCCACACTACCTGACACGTACACATCCCGCACGTTCCCCGCCCGAGCCGAAGAGTCAAGCAACGGGGCAAGAAGTGCAGTTGGCCGGGGGGTCGGCACGTCAGGCAACAGGAGGACGCATGCACACGAGTTCCCGCCGACCCGGTCGGCTGGTGGCCATCGCGGCCGTGACCGCGCTGGCCGGCAGCCTGCTGGCCGGTTGTTCCAGCGACGACGACACCAGCTCCGAGGGCGGCGACGGCAAGGTCACGCTCAATGTGGGCACGTTCGGTGTGCTCGGCCTGAAGCAGGCCGGCCTCTACGCCGAGTACGAGAAGTCGCACCCGAACATCAAGATCAAAGAGAACGTCATCGAGCGGAACGACGCCTACTACCCGAAGCTCCTCACCCAGCTCCAGTCCGGCGCGGGCGTCAATGACGTCGCCGCCATCGAAGTCAGCAACATCACCGAGGTCGTGCAGACCCAGGGCGCCAAGTTCGAGGACCTGGGCAAGGCCGAGGGCGTGGACAAGTCCACCTACCTCGACTGGAAGTGGAAGCAGGCCACGACCGAGGACGGCAAGACGGTCGGCCTCGGCGTCGACATCGGCCCCACCGCGCTGTGTTACCGCAAGGACCTCTTCAAGAAGGCCGGTCTGCCCACCGACCGCGAGGAGCTCGCCAAGGAGTGGGCCGGCGACTGGGACAAGTACGTCGCGCTCGGCGAGAAGTACATGGACAAGGCCCCCGACGGCACCAAGTTCGTCGACTCGGCGTCCAGTGTCTACAACGCCGTCTTCGCCGGTGCGAAAGAGCGGTACTACGACAAGAGCGGCAAGGAGATCTACGAGGACAGCCAGGGCCGCAAGGACGCCTGGGACGCGGCGATGAAGGTCGCGGACGGCGACATGTCGTCCAAGCTCAAGCAGTTCGACCCGACATGGGACCAGGGC
This region includes:
- a CDS encoding helix-turn-helix domain-containing protein — encoded protein: MSHDSTAVQEAASRKLSGRRRREIVAVLLFSGGPIFESSIPLSVFGIDRQDAGVPRYRLLVCAGEEGPLRTTGGLELTAPHGLEAIGRAGTVVVPAWRSITSPPPPEALDALRRAHEEGARIVGLCTGAFVLAAAGLLDGRPATTHWMYAPTLAKRYPSVHVDPRELFVDDGDVLTSAGTAAGIDLCLHIVRTDHGNEAAGALARRLVVPPRRAGGQERYLDRSLPEEIGADPLAEVVAWALEHLHEQFDVETLAARAYMSRRTFDRRFRSLTGSAPLQWLITQRVLQAQRLLETSDYSVDEVAGRCGFRSPVALRGHFRRQLGSSPAAYRAAYRARRPQGGERALLESAPPMPTTAPVNAESTGPVPSQTRRTAAASAVGPSASLSADPGKPSSDVYAPGRPPLPGQRSAP
- the orn gene encoding oligoribonuclease — encoded protein: MNDRMVWIDCEMTGLSLTDDALIEVAALVTDSELNVLGEGVDIVIRPPDAALETMPEVVRKMHTTSGLLDELASGTTLADAEEQVLAYVREHVKEPRKAPLCGNSVGTDRGFLLRDMRTLEEFLHYRIVDVSSIKELARRWYPRAYFNSPDKNGNHRALADIRESIAELRYYREAVFVPQPGPDSDTARTIAAKHVLPAD
- a CDS encoding transcriptional regulator; its protein translation is MSEGGEHRQALTTLMHSPVRLAVLGTLRRVHNASFADLCEALELDSPELSRQLRVLEEAGVVELAKLRDGRERRVRTFVRLSDDGRTRFENYLAHLRALVGES
- a CDS encoding SCO4226 family nickel-binding protein produces the protein MSQFMDVHHGMKDITADQLMQAHQADLAIEKEEGVHFKKAWADPESGTVYCLSEAPSADAVQRIHERAGHKADEVHPVPLTV
- a CDS encoding LacI family DNA-binding transcriptional regulator, whose translation is MPAHGPRGRSGGRPTLEEVAARAGVGRGTVSRVINGSPRVSQATRTAVEAAVAELGYVPNTAARALAANRTDAIALVVPEPETRFFAEPYFSDVLRGVGAELSETEMQLLLIFAGNDRRRQRLAQYLAAHRVDGVLLVSVHADDPLPDLLAQLEIPAVISGRRSADEALPSVDSDNFAGAHSAVEHLLRRGRTRIATITGRLDVYGAQRRLDGYRSALSDAGREVEERLVAPGDFTEEGGRRAMTELLAACPDLDAVFAGSDVMAAGARQVLREAGRRIPDDVALVGFDDSAIARHMDPPLTSVRQPIEEMGRAMIDLLLAEIADDRPASARRLDHRQLVLPTQLVERSSS
- a CDS encoding ABC transporter substrate-binding protein, whose protein sequence is MHTSSRRPGRLVAIAAVTALAGSLLAGCSSDDDTSSEGGDGKVTLNVGTFGVLGLKQAGLYAEYEKSHPNIKIKENVIERNDAYYPKLLTQLQSGAGVNDVAAIEVSNITEVVQTQGAKFEDLGKAEGVDKSTYLDWKWKQATTEDGKTVGLGVDIGPTALCYRKDLFKKAGLPTDREELAKEWAGDWDKYVALGEKYMDKAPDGTKFVDSASSVYNAVFAGAKERYYDKSGKEIYEDSQGRKDAWDAAMKVADGDMSSKLKQFDPTWDQGFANAKFATVACPAWMAGYIQEKTGPEGKGQWDMAKAPTDGNWGGTFLGVPSAGKHKKEATELAVWLTQPEQLAKVFAKQASFPSTPSAYDTLKPSPATKAYFNDAPITEIFADIAKNTPSAVYGLKDAQIGQSITDIGVLQVEQQGKSPAQGWEAAQKEIKDVLGQ